DNA sequence from the Macrobrachium nipponense isolate FS-2020 chromosome 26, ASM1510439v2, whole genome shotgun sequence genome:
taatggattctggttttctctctctctcctctctctctctctctctctctctctctctctctctctctctcggagagggtgaaaatgatatatgaatgaactcccttatatttgaattgaactactaatgttcgtttaatatgacgcaacttgcgttaaatgatttacttacgttaacgtttactgaaagaattgcttttgaaaacgttttatgaaaatgataacgcgctcgcgttgaacgatttttacgttaatgttagcggcttgcgcttatgaaatgatttgcgtttcaatatgaatttcacaaagacgcgttttacgttaacaattcttgcaagtgactctacttttaagatttacgttaactttacgtaaggacaagtgaaaaattacggtaaggatttgaaaacgatgttagcaaacaattgtgaatgaggttacgttaagtgcgaagtgaaatgaaacttcgctcagcgagcgagtgagtgagcgatgcgaggtgaaacatgtgagcgagctgggtagcgctgctagcgcacagcatgtcgttcaaaacagctgattctctgtaaatgcgaaggtaatttacaacacgaacttttagtttcttattaaaGGCGAAtcacgttaatttctctggcaggacgatagatactagtacggacattgatattatttacgttaaaacttcgtgacttacgttactttgcttaaaattgtttagagaatgttgaaagaggaaacaaacatggctgccgctgtgaatgagacgaaggttggttgagaccgcgcaggcgcgagaatgctctaagctgaatttaagctgagaggtagcggttaccaacacttggaatgaaactaagttaaaaatggattccctaacatatcacagacaaaagaattgtacacttcttttgccgtaactattagtaaaacactcctaactagctagctttcaaacacagcaataaaccctaggcaagcacttcctagttttgatctggtttctttctggcatctattctacacacgtgctctgtctcgtccgacgaggacagcacaaagtaacagagaattcgcggggcaaattgtttgctcgccgctaaaataaagctctggcgcgttcgccgttacaataataagatttctacctacgctcttttaaacacttctacaataaaaatacttaaacgtaccttaagctaacattggttatagaataatcatattaatgaatggaataccttaccgtgagtcagtgtgtcttctttccctgcaagtgtgcttgatttactttttgtaaaataatttacagtttacgttttacgacggataacgcgatttacaagcttttttaagcaagcccggattcgatcctcggcgaggtcgacaattttacgtatatagggccttgagagaagctagataagtaaacggaagtaatttagggatttcaagagggaattgcttgaacttaccgtaaactttctttagagggaaggtcgccagaaaactcagctcgttactttaaaactatttatttacaaaaaggcccgtgctggcctggagaaaagttaaatgatattggcccccacgttggggcttatagtctcattcaattcaagctgatttttcattcacttgggttaaccctttaaagtccaccctgggttttatgggaaacattaaaaaatcctctTAGTATGTTGTAGTATTAGTAAAtacaagacctttttactcttgtgtacttttacaaaatttccaaagtaagCGAAATAATTGCATGCAATGAAGTATCCCGTATGGGTGCCTCGGGCGctcttaggcggaccacgctcatcccgtatgggatctattgggccgtgcgggcaactttttcaagtttataaatactgttaatttgcccataaatcatgtgattattattatttattcattttttttgttccacaatGTATGATAGAAACACTTATATGGCgtttacaatttaattaatagaaaaaataaaatatacattagatacaaaaaaatagtataaaatacagaaaactctataaaaaaactCTCAATCAAAAActctaatacaaaaatagtaaaaaaatacacaaaacactataaacaactatcataacaaacaacttacttagaaatcttatggaacaaagcaaaacaatttctttcttcagtaaggcaaagggcaaccttgcaatcctcacacatccagcgggaactgtggcctgcaccagaacagaacTTGCAGGTCTGCCTCATGGTGACACGCTTTGGCATGTGTAGGGCAGTGGCCGTCTGGCGTGTCTCAATATTTTGCAAAACTACCTGTTGGCCCCTTCTTGGCAAAGCAAAATCTCTAGTGCCAAGAGAATTCCTggcaccaggcttctgatgaatgTAGTCGGGCAGGGCATGGATATCAatgttttccttcttccattcatcagcatgagacctcttagggttaggctcaggttcctcttccataggcatcgcttgagagacaacattgaccttgcgatctgaaacaagaataaagtaacattagtgaaacagtaaatgaatcgtgtgtgcatgcatgtgtgtgtgcatgtgtatgtcaagtgagtatgcatgtgcgtgtgcatgtgtgtgcacgtgtatgtcagtgagtatgcaagtaaacaaataagtttttaaaatacccattgtttacaaaccatttaaagggcaacaaatttaaataccattataacaacgagacatttaaatacaatgtttacaacacatttctctctctctctctctctctctctctctctctctaaggatgtctCATACTAACCTCTAGAGTTAGGAAGGTCAAAGGCACCGTCCTGagtaaggccttcgtcaggaacgtaggtagggtcgtcatcatcactgtcaatgtccAAAGGGCTCATGTCGATATCACTTGATTCAGCGTCGTCAGGGGCTACCCATGTTACACGTTCCTGAGTCTCCAATGCAGCATTGCGTTGCCCAGAAAACATACTGCTTTgtaactgcaaaataaaaaaactattttaaaaacaaaatcatgtaatgaaaaaaaaagtaactttccctaacaaaaacctatcattcaATCCCTTGTAAGGTAATCATTTATATCCACATGAGCCTAACATCTATAAAGCATCACTgttatatctagaaatattgttaaaattattcacaaatgtctaaaacaagcactaaaaaaaattatttgacgtCGTATTCTGCTGGCCGTTGTAACCGTTACGGTCCGATACATCCCTCATGGGATGAGCGTGTCCGCCTAATGAACGACCGAAGTATCCCCTATGGGATctatacttttgtttttagtcactATGACATGTCAGTAACACTACAGCCCttcaaaccaacatcaaaaggtaagCATATCATTAGGCTTCACTATATCCACAGTCACTGTACTTACCATGATTacgaagttggggggggggggaacttggaGGTTACTGCGACACGTCTTGACTGTTTCCAACTTGCGCACGACTGAGGTGTACTGTCGAGGCCCTCCCCAGTCTTCGTGCGAGGGCCTGgtggcttctgattggttgattcgaagagcagaggagtgtagctatgagttgccaaagcgtcaatttcatacaagctcaaactTGTTCACCCAACGAACTCGACTACCCGAAAGTAGCTGTTTTAAAGATCCCAAATGGGATCTCTggtcgttaaagggttaatgcacacttgcgggcagagacggcacgtgactcatggaatctggaaaagaatcccagattaaacgagataaaaggaaaaatgacttcttgctttgattaaggctgattaattctctaacattggggaaggttcactgaggtatgcacgaaaactaggtctttaacaagtcacaaaggggagcacgtggcccgatgaggacaaagggcttctgatgtagaaggggtaaaaatgagaattgaaaatgaatttaacaagagtcgtatggtagtaaaaggtgctgggttgaagtttacactttcagacgtacctttatgcaatattctgtgtatccttgtagaagaatgcggcctgacctctgttcaggtctggggttcgtgtccaccagcacgacgtgggtaggcctaattttgggaggctggcaatttgacctctgtccgagatcacgtctcgcggccgactgagagcgatactgcttggtttcgaatcacgggggcttccaaaaaccgcctcgagcattgcctgaaaggtggtaaacacaacgccagcaaattgggaaggaaaataggtcttattgtagaagtccctaaaatccatctc
Encoded proteins:
- the LOC135199918 gene encoding uncharacterized protein LOC135199918; protein product: MCFRKELHSSALRINQSEATRPSHEDWGGPRQYTSVVRKLETVKTCRSNLQVPPPPNFVIMLQSSMFSGQRNAALETQERVTWVAPDDAESSDIDMSPLDIDSDDDDPTYVPDEGLTQDGAFDLPNSRDRKVNVVSQAMPMEEEPEPNPKRSHADEWKKENIDIHALPDYIHQKPGARNSLGTRDFALPRRGQQVVLQNIETRQTATALHMPKRVTMRQTCKFCSGAGHSSRWMCEDCKVALCLTEERNCFALFHKISK